A genome region from Myripristis murdjan chromosome 16, fMyrMur1.1, whole genome shotgun sequence includes the following:
- the sphk2 gene encoding sphingosine kinase 2 produces MRSPEPSTPSPAEALLHGQFASWGSGSNSNSNSCPNSPGGTGGLSPAASPTPAPASNYALTLTHTHIHVQRLSPRPGKEARLLLPLSELVGCSCPRAPAPPLLVLYWYPPGKRRKGVSRRRQVRAYLAESRSDAERWSAAVQCLLRGVTVTADTEFSRSLLPRPRRLLLLVNPFSGRGQAMQWCQTHILPMIREANISYNLIQTERQNHARELIREISLPEWDGIIIVSGDGLLHEVINGLMERPDWEQAIKTPVGILPCGSGNALAGSINHHAGYDMCLREPLLLNCCFLICRGGVRPMDLVSVTMSPPPSNNGRTSAPRRLFSFLSVAWGFVSDVDIESERYRGLGSARFTLGTLVRIASLRSYKGRLSYLPPSIVPTSPDATPPPPRRPLSRSITEGLEGFCRTPIHRTCSDMGISEQRSLRRGEGERERELERQRERERRRERARGGGTGVVRASSLAEDREREREGEMEMEGEEERSGTSSESNERDECSMGRNERVAGNKDEREDEGRVEQDSSEMEDEERGKDGEGSGGSVEGEGVMHARELGESYGVDMGREADEEPEGCFSYQDGLQEARQTLRKNSAPSSQIANALFNQPLSQEADPDSETTYGVEDMDLNGTYFQREPYPLDIARERALTISSPFRHSPFSYKPKSLDQNQNASRPRPLSLLQHSHSNSLPPKMPSLSLSLSPTPPSSPSCASPHSSSYLAPRPNTPNSTSPSPSFRTPSSSFNFDIAEPAGPLKNRPFLSLPFNPPRDDLLPPLDQPLPTRDWVTIEGDFVLVLALYQTHLGADLHAAPQARFDDGLIHLTFVRAGISRATLLRLFFAMERGTHHSLSSPYVSHVTCRAFRLQPLSTRGTLTVDGELVPYGPLQAQVHPSMARLIVGDAGVQITRF; encoded by the exons ATGCGATCTCCAGAACCTTCTACCCCGTCCCCAGCCGAAGCCCTCCTTCATGGCCAGTTTGCCAGCTGGGGGTCCGGCAGTAACAGCAATAGTAACAGCTGTCCTAACAGTCCTGGTGGTACTGGGGGGCTCTCCCCTGCTGCCTCCCCTACCCCGGCTCCGGCCTCCAACTATGCCCTGACCCTcacccacacccacatacatGTCCAGCGCCTGTCACCACGACCAGGGAAGGAAGCCCGACTCCTGCTGCCGTTATCAGAGCTGGTGGGATGCAGCTGCCCTCGTGCTCCTGCGCCCCCACTCTTGGTGCTGTACTGGTACCCCCCAGGCAAGCGAAGGAAAGGGGTGTCTCGGCGCAGGCAGGTGAGGGCCTACCTGGCAGAGAGCAGGTCTGATGCTGAGAGGTGGTCTGCTGCTGTGCAGTGTCTGCTCAGAGGAGTGACCGTCACTGCTGACACAG AGTTTTCAAGAAGTCTGCTACCTCGTCCCAGGCGGCTACTGTTATTGGTCAACCCCTTCAGTGGGAGGGGGCAGGCAATGCAGTGGTGTCAGACCCACATCTTGCCAATGATCAGAGAGGCAAACATCAGCTACAACCTGATACAAACcg AGCGTCAGAACCATGCCAGGGAGCTTATCAGAGAGATTTCACTCCCAGAGTGGGATGGCATCATCATTGTTTCTGGAGATGGTCTACTGCATGAG GTAATTAATGGCCTGATGGAGCGTCCTGACTGGGAACAAGCAATAAAGACACCTGTTGGCATTCTACCCTGTGGCTCTGGGAATGCACTGGCTGGCTCCATTAATCACCATGCAGG GTATGACATGTGCCTTCGGGAGCCCCTCCTTTTGAACTGCTGCTTTCTTATCTGTCGAGGTGGGGTCCGACCCATGGACCTAGTCTCTGTGACAATGAGCCCTCCTCCCTCTAACAATGGCCGCACTTCAGCTCCCAGAAGACTGTTCTCTTTCCTATCAGTTGCATGGGGCTTTGTGTCTGACGTGGACATTGAGAGTGAGAG GTATCGTGGCTTGGGTTCAGCTCGCTTCACCCTAGGCACCTTGGTGCGCATAGCTTCCCTTCGATCCTATAAGGGTCGTCTGTCCTACCTACCGCCTTCTATTGTGCCCACATCACCGGAtgccacccctcctcctcccaggaGACCTCTCTCCCGCAGTATTACAGAAGGCCTGGAGGGCTTCTGCAGAACGCCTATCCATCGCACCTGCTCTGACATGGGCATCAGTGAGCAGAGGAGCCTGCGTaggggtgagggagagagggaaagagagctggaaaggcagagagaaagggagagaagaagggagagagcccggggaggaggaacaggagttGTGCGGGCAAGCAGCCTGGCagaggatagagagagggaaagggagggtgAGATGGaaatggaaggagaggaggagaggtcaGGGACGAGTTCAGAATCAAACGAAAGGGACGAATGCAGTATGGGAAGGAATGAAAGGGTGGCAGGGAACAAGGATGAAAGGGAAGATGAGGGGAGAGTTGAACAAGACTCCAGTGAGATGGAGGAcgaagagagggggaaagatgGGGAAGGCAGTGGTGGCTCTGTTGAAGGGGAGGGAGTAATGCACGCGCGAGAACTGGGAGAGAGTTATGGGGTTGACATGGGGCGAGAAGCAGATGAGGAGCCAGAGGGTTGTTTCAGTTACCAAGATGGCCTTCAGGAAGCCAGGCAGACACTAAGAAAGAATTCAGCCCCCTCAAGCCAGATAGCCAATGCCTTGTTCAACCAGCCCCTCAGTCAGGAGGCTGACCCGGACTCTGAGACAACATATGGAGTAGAGGACATGGATCTGAATGGCACTTACTTCCAGAGAGAACCCTATCCACTGGACATTGCTCGTGAACGAGCTCTCACGATCTCTTCTCCCTTTCGCCACTCCCCCTTTTCCTACAAGCCCAAATCactggaccagaaccagaatGCCTCCCGGCCCAGACCACTCTCACTCCTCCAGCACTCCCACTCAAACTCTCTCCCCCCTAAAAtgccctcactctctctgtctctttcccccACACCCCCATCCTCCCCTTCCTGTGCTTCCCCCCACTCCTCATCCTACCTCGCACCCCGTCCAAACACCCCAAATTCCACCTCGCCCTCACCCTCATTCCGTACACCGTCCTCATCTTTCAACTTTGACATTGCCGAACCAGCTGGACCACTTAAGAACCGTCCCTTCCTTTCACTGCCTTTCAATCCCCCCAGGGATGACTTGCTGCCCCCCCTCGACCAACCCCTACCTACCAGAGACTGGGTCACCATCGAAGGGGACTTCGTCCTTGTCCTTGCCCTTTATCAGACTCACCTTGGGGCTGACCTCCATGCTGCGCCCCAGGCTAGGTTTGATGATGGGCTGATCCACCTGACCTTTGTGCGGGCAGGCATCTCCCGAGCCACTCTGCTGAGACTGTTTTTTGCCATGGAAAGAGGAACCCACCACTCCCTTAGCTCGCCATATGTGAGCCATGTTACGTGCAGGGCCTTCAGACTGCAGCCTCTGTCCACAAGAGGAACACTGACTGTGGATGGGGAACTGGTGCCCTACGGGCCGCTTCAAGCACAG GTTCATCCTTCCATGGCTCGTCTCATCGTTGGCGATGCTGGAGTGCAGATTACCAGATTCTGA
- the rpl18 gene encoding large ribosomal subunit protein eL18, with protein sequence MGVDVRHNKDRKVHRKEPKSQDIYLRLLVKLYRFLARRSNAPFNKVVLRRLFMSRTNRPPISISRLIRKMRLPGRENRTAVVVGTVTDDVRIQDIPKLKICALRVTDGARRRILKAGGQVMTFDQLALASPKGHGTVLLSGPRKGREVYRHFGKAPGTPHSHTKPYIRSKGRKFERARGRRASRGYKN encoded by the exons ATG GGAGTCGACGTCAGGCACAACAAGGACCGCAAGGTACACAGgaaagagccaaagagccagGATATCTATCTGAGGCTCCTGGTCAAG TTGTACCGGTTCCTGGCCCGCCGCTCCAATGCTCCTTTCAACAAGGTTGTCCTCAGGAGGCTCTTCATGAGCAGGACCAACAGGCCTCCCATCTCCATCTCCCGTCTG ATCCGCAAGATGAGGCTGCCCGGCCGTGAGAACAGAACCGCTGTTGTGGTGGGAACAGTGACTGATGATGTCAGGATTCAGGATATCCCCAAGCTCAAG ATTTGTGCTCTGAGGGTGACCGATGGTGCCCGCCGCAGGATCCTGAAGGCCGGAGGTCAGGTGATGACCTTTGACCAGCTGGCTTTGGCTTCCCCCAAAGGACATGGCACAGTGCTGCTGTCAG GACCCCGCAAGGGCAGAGAGGTGTACAGGCACTTCGGAAAAGCCCCTGGAACTCCTCACAGCCACACCAA GCCCTACATCCGTTCCAAGGGCAGGAAGTTCGAAAGAGCTCGTGGTCGCAGAGCCAGCCGTGGCTACAAGAACtag
- the LOC115373352 gene encoding mpv17-like protein, giving the protein MNRAWAFIKAHPYMSNVVGYTALFASADLVQQSMLGGKPAEGHESENSPQLQSTANIDWCQTTRVASVGFCFHANFNYHWLRLLERMLPGGGVKIITGKVVLDQLIAAPATISAFFIGLSVLENKEDPLEDWRQKFWTSYKTGVVYWSTMQAVNFALVPPVARTVFVGGIALVWTVFLCHFRQQQGRSHSGPSSQ; this is encoded by the exons ATGAACCGAGCCTGGGCCTTCATCAAGGCTCACCCATACATGAGCAATGTGGTGGGATACACGGCACTGTTTGCCTCCGCCGACCTCGTACAGCAGAGCATGCTGGGTGGGAAACCAGCTGAAGGCCACGAATCAGAGAACTCCCCACAGCTCCAGAGTACAGCGAACATTGACTGGTGTCAGACGACCAGAGTGGCATCTGTAGGGTTTTGTTTCCATGCCAACTTCAACTACCATTGGCTGAGGTTGCTGGAGAGGATGTTGCCGGGAGGCGGCGTCAAAATAATAACAGGGAAAGTTGTGTTGGATCAGCTGATTGCAGCTCCTGCCACTATCAGTGCCTTTTTCATAG GTCTAAGTGTGCTAGAAAACAAAGAGGATCCATTAGAAGACTGGAGGCAGAAATTCTGGACTTCATACAAG ACTGGAGTCGTGTATTGGTCCACAATGCAG GCGGTGAATTTTGCCCTGGTCCCCCCTGTGGCACGGACAGTGTTTGTCGGGGGCATCGCACTAGTTTGGACTGTGTTCCTGTGCCActtcagacagcagcagggcCGCAGTCACTCAGGACCCTCATCTCAGTGA